A window of Polaromonas hydrogenivorans contains these coding sequences:
- a CDS encoding TlpA disulfide reductase family protein: protein MNRRNMLYGGVAAAAALAGAGAAWWKFQPHDATPEAVAKVAESFWTLSFDTPDGKPLPMSSFRGKLLLVNFWATWCPPCVEELPLLDFFYQENKDKNLQVVGLAVDQPSAVQTWLKTRPLNFPVGMAGLGGTELSKSLGNITGSLPFTVIFSPSGVLMHRKIGKVLPEELVQWTKLV from the coding sequence GTGAATCGCAGAAACATGCTGTATGGCGGCGTTGCCGCTGCAGCGGCCCTGGCCGGCGCCGGCGCGGCCTGGTGGAAATTTCAGCCGCATGACGCAACGCCCGAAGCCGTGGCGAAAGTGGCCGAATCCTTCTGGACCCTGAGCTTTGACACGCCCGACGGCAAACCGCTGCCGATGAGCAGTTTTCGCGGCAAGCTGCTGCTGGTCAATTTCTGGGCCACCTGGTGCCCGCCCTGCGTCGAAGAGCTTCCCTTGCTGGATTTTTTCTACCAGGAAAACAAGGACAAAAACCTTCAGGTGGTCGGCCTGGCGGTCGATCAGCCGAGCGCGGTGCAAACCTGGCTCAAGACCCGGCCGCTGAATTTTCCGGTCGGCATGGCGGGGCTGGGAGGCACGGAGTTGAGCAAATCGCTGGGAAATATCACGGGCAGCCTGCCTTTCACCGTGATTTTCAGCCCTTCAGGCGTGCTGATGCACCGCAAGATCGGCAAGGTGTTGCCCGAAGAACTGGTGCAATGGACAAAACTGGTCTGA
- the accB gene encoding acetyl-CoA carboxylase biotin carboxyl carrier protein, with protein sequence MDLRKLKTLIDLVSESNVSELEITEAEGKVRIVKASGVPMMMMHQPAMAMAAAPTMATPVAVAEAVAVQPAGHAVKSPMVGTFYRSSSPGSNPFVEIGSVVKEGDTVCIIEAMKILNEIEADKSGTVTKILSENGQAVEYGQPLFMIE encoded by the coding sequence ATGGATCTAAGAAAACTCAAAACCCTGATCGACCTTGTTTCAGAGTCCAATGTGTCTGAACTTGAGATTACAGAGGCCGAAGGCAAGGTCCGCATTGTCAAGGCCAGCGGCGTTCCGATGATGATGATGCACCAGCCCGCCATGGCCATGGCGGCGGCGCCGACCATGGCCACGCCAGTGGCCGTGGCTGAAGCGGTCGCTGTTCAACCCGCCGGCCACGCGGTCAAGTCGCCCATGGTCGGCACGTTTTACCGCTCTTCGAGTCCCGGCTCCAACCCGTTTGTCGAAATCGGCAGCGTGGTCAAGGAAGGCGACACGGTCTGCATCATCGAGGCGATGAAGATCCTCAACGAGATCGAAGCCGACAAGTCGGGCACCGTCACCAAGATTCTTTCCGAAAACGGCCAGGCCGTGGAATACGGCCAGCCTCTCTTCATGATTGAGTGA